One genomic window of Arachis hypogaea cultivar Tifrunner chromosome 8, arahy.Tifrunner.gnm2.J5K5, whole genome shotgun sequence includes the following:
- the LOC112707245 gene encoding conglutin-7-like precursor, translating into MAKLTILVALALFLLAAHASARQQWELQGDRRCQSQLERANLRPCEQHLMQKIQRDEDSYERDPYSPSQDPYSPSPYDRRGAGSSQHQERCCNELNEFENNQRCMCEALQQIMENQSDRLQGRQQEQQFKRELRNLPQQCGLRAPQRCDLDVESGGRDRY; encoded by the coding sequence ATGGCCAAGCTCACCATACTAGTAGCCCTCGCCCTTTTCCTCCTCGCTGCCCACGCATCTGCGAGGCAGCAGTGGGAACTCCAAGGAGACAGAAGATGCCAGAGCCAGCTCGAGAGGGCGAACCTGAGGCCCTGCGAGCAACATCTCATGCAGAAGATCCAACGTGACGAGGATTCATATGAACGGGACCCGTACAGCCCTAGTCAGGATCCGTACAGCCCTAGTCCATATGATCGGAGAGGCGCTGGATCCTCTCAGCACCAAGAGAGGTGTTGCAATGAGCTGAACGAGTTTGAGAACAACCAAAGGTGCATGTGCGAGGCATTGCAACAGATCATGGAGAACCAGAGCGATAGGTTGCAGGGGAGGCAACAGGAGCAACAGTTCAAGAGGGAGCTCAGGAACTTGCCTCAACAGTGCGGCCTTAGGGCACCACAGCGTTGCGACTTGGACGTCGAAAGTGGCGGCAGAGACAGATACTAA